A single region of the Solwaraspora sp. WMMD406 genome encodes:
- a CDS encoding WhiB family transcriptional regulator, translating to MDWRHHAVCRDEDPELFFPIGTSGPAILQVEQAKAVCRRCSVTDECLQWALESGQDAGVWGGMSEEERRAVKRRGGLRVLRAQSA from the coding sequence ATGGACTGGCGTCACCATGCTGTCTGCCGCGACGAGGACCCGGAGCTGTTCTTCCCGATCGGGACGTCCGGCCCCGCGATCCTGCAGGTCGAGCAGGCCAAGGCTGTCTGCCGGCGCTGCTCCGTGACCGACGAGTGCCTGCAGTGGGCACTAGAGTCCGGGCAGGATGCCGGTGTCTGGGGCGGGATGAGCGAAGAGGAGCGGCGCGCGGTCAAGCGCCGCGGTGGCCTGCGGGTCCTTCGCGCTCAATCGGCCTGA
- a CDS encoding CbiX/SirB N-terminal domain-containing protein: MRPALVTGPLTPVPNPIVLVAHGSRDPQAAAATRALVRSVAAARPGTDVRAAYLDHAGPRPGRVLADLQAAGYPRVSLVPLLLTEAFHGRVDIPQTVADARADGLRIPVTITEVLGPPVGTTAVDPLLIAGLSRRLAQAGSGFDAVVLAAAGTRSAPARQTVAATAAAFGATLGVPCAVGYASAAPPTAGAAVEALRRAGARRVAVAAYFLAPGLLYETAVSSAREAGAVWAAAPLAGSVDIARLVLSRVDRAGALVSA; this comes from the coding sequence GTGCGGCCTGCACTTGTGACCGGTCCGCTCACACCTGTGCCGAATCCGATCGTGCTGGTGGCACACGGCAGTCGGGATCCGCAGGCGGCGGCGGCGACTCGTGCGCTGGTCCGGTCGGTCGCGGCGGCCCGGCCGGGCACCGATGTCCGGGCGGCCTACCTCGACCACGCCGGACCACGGCCCGGCCGGGTGCTGGCCGACCTGCAGGCCGCCGGCTACCCACGGGTGAGCCTGGTGCCACTGCTGCTGACCGAGGCGTTCCACGGTCGGGTGGACATCCCACAGACGGTGGCCGACGCTCGTGCGGACGGACTCCGGATCCCGGTGACGATCACCGAGGTGCTCGGCCCGCCTGTCGGCACCACAGCGGTGGATCCGCTGCTGATCGCTGGCTTGTCCCGACGGTTGGCGCAGGCCGGTTCAGGGTTCGACGCGGTGGTGCTGGCCGCTGCCGGTACCCGGTCGGCGCCGGCTCGGCAGACGGTGGCGGCCACGGCTGCCGCGTTCGGCGCGACCCTGGGTGTGCCGTGTGCGGTCGGCTACGCCTCCGCCGCGCCGCCCACCGCCGGCGCCGCGGTCGAGGCGCTCCGGCGGGCCGGCGCTCGCCGGGTGGCGGTCGCCGCGTACTTCCTCGCCCCTGGTCTGCTGTACGAGACGGCGGTGTCCTCGGCGCGGGAGGCTGGCGCGGTGTGGGCCGCAGCCCCGTTGGCGGGATCGGTCGACATCGCCCGGCTGGTGCTGTCCCGGGTCGACCGGGCCGGCGCACTGGTGTCGGCGTAG
- a CDS encoding phosphoadenylyl-sulfate reductase encodes MSPVLAADLNLIRVGPDADRPPTRRDPAELRMLAERAGRQLEGAPAEEIARWAVETFGDRFCVTSSMADGVLAHIVSRVAPGVDVVFLDTGLHFPETLRVRDQVAATMRVNVRSIRPRLTVGQQDGEYGPRLFNRAPDECCALRKIEPLERALGDYDAWAAGLRRDESPTRANTPVVGFDARRGRVKVNPIAAWTQADVDAYISRWNVPVNDLFKQGYTSLGCWPCTRRTTAGEDPRAGRWAMFDKTECGLHL; translated from the coding sequence ATGAGCCCGGTGCTTGCCGCAGACCTCAACCTGATCCGGGTCGGCCCGGACGCGGACCGTCCGCCGACCCGCCGGGATCCCGCCGAGCTGCGGATGCTCGCGGAGCGGGCCGGTCGGCAGCTGGAAGGTGCCCCGGCGGAGGAGATCGCCCGCTGGGCGGTGGAGACCTTCGGCGACCGGTTCTGCGTGACCAGTTCGATGGCGGACGGTGTCCTGGCGCACATCGTCTCCCGGGTAGCGCCCGGGGTGGACGTGGTGTTCCTCGACACCGGGCTGCATTTTCCGGAGACGTTGCGGGTGCGCGATCAGGTCGCGGCGACCATGCGGGTGAACGTCCGGTCGATTCGGCCCCGGCTGACCGTCGGCCAGCAGGACGGCGAGTACGGGCCCCGGCTCTTCAACCGGGCACCGGACGAGTGCTGCGCGTTGCGCAAGATCGAGCCGTTGGAGCGGGCCCTCGGCGATTACGACGCCTGGGCGGCGGGGCTGCGCCGCGACGAGTCACCCACCCGGGCCAACACCCCGGTGGTCGGCTTCGACGCCCGGCGTGGCCGGGTCAAGGTGAACCCGATCGCCGCGTGGACCCAGGCCGACGTCGACGCCTACATCTCCCGCTGGAACGTGCCGGTCAACGACCTGTTCAAGCAGGGCTACACCTCGCTCGGCTGCTGGCCGTGCACCCGACGGACCACGGCGGGGGAGGATCCCCGCGCGGGGCGGTGGGCGATGTTCGACAAGACCGAGTGCGGCCTGCACTTGTGA